One Malus sylvestris chromosome 14, drMalSylv7.2, whole genome shotgun sequence DNA segment encodes these proteins:
- the LOC126598589 gene encoding uncharacterized protein LOC126598589 isoform X3, whose protein sequence is MLPHRRPPHPHRCVFAHLHLLTLICLELSGMDNDNILNATQEPKGRRRKWEAFEEETLLSVLEDFVARKQRCDTGAFKQGTLIEIAKSVNVLCPHSNIKATPHIESKLKKWKKTYSLVVDMLNTSGFAWNDVKKCVEVDSDDAWQTYVKIKKPMDGKANLFYCMIDLHIYLEKIGLRVM, encoded by the exons ATGCTCCCTCATCGTCGTCCACCTCACCCCCATCGCTGCGTCTTCGCTCATCTGCATCTGCTCACCCTCATCTGCCTCGAGTTGTCTG gtatggataacgacaatattttgaatgctactcaagagccaaaaggaagaaggcgtaaatgggaagcatttgaggaagaaaCATTACTATCTgttcttgaggattttgttgctcggaagcaacggtgtgacaccggtgctttcaaacaaggtactttgATTGAAATAGCGAAatctgtcaatgttttatgtcctcATTCCAATATAAAGGcaactccacatattgagtcaaagttgaagaaatggaaaaaaacatatagtttGGTTGTTGACATGTTAaacacaagtggatttgcatggaatgatgtcaaaaagtgcgttgaagttgacagtgatgacgcatggcaaacttatgt aaaaataaagaagcCAATGGATGGAAAAGCAAACCTTTTCTACTGTAtgatagatttgcatatatatttggaaaagatcgGGCTACGGGTAATGTAG
- the LOC126598594 gene encoding subtilisin-like protease SBT2.5, with the protein MEGTKSELYFVFMNYDPQYERLRADRTKGGANELDLYLSRKHDQLLARTLQPGSYKKTLSLVIVDGFSVEITEDQASVLRSAKEVRLVEKNQELA; encoded by the exons ATGGAAGGTACAAAAAGTGagttatattttgttttcatgaacTATGATCCTCAGTACGAACGCCTTCGAGCTGATCG AACAAAAGGAGGAGCAAATGAGCTAGATTTGTACCTAAGCCGGAAGCATGACCAGTTGTTGGCAAGAACCCTTCAGCCAGGAAGCTACAAGAAGACATTGTCTCTCGTCATTGTTGATGGGTTTTCTGTGGAAATTACTGAGGACCAG gCCAGTGTGCTTAGATCTGCGAAAGAAGTGAGACTGGTGGAGAAAAATCAAGAGCTTGCTTAA
- the LOC126598589 gene encoding uncharacterized protein LOC126598589 isoform X2, whose amino-acid sequence MLPHRRPPHPHRCVFAHLHLLTLICLELSDMERRKLLLVLLLQMSHLKTICICTILVLLMLRAKQRHVERRTLTNRSLVRREISLCYLNGIIGNIDIECVNELRMDRRTFGILCELLCQDGRVKTNGLVSVEEQVCMTLQILAHHTKNRSVGGRFYKSGETMSRYFNSILQGILRLQGILLKVPQLVPIDSTNPRWRCFKNCLGALDGTHIDVYVPEIDKPRYRTRKGRVATNVLGVCSGDIQFIYVFPGWEGSASDSRVLHDAITRPNGFKVIIA is encoded by the exons ATGCTCCCTCATCGTCGTCCACCTCACCCCCATCGCTGCGTCTTCGCTCATCTGCATCTGCTCACCCTCATCTGCCTCGAGTTGTCTG atatggagcgaaggaagcttttattggtcTTATTGTTACAGATGTCTCATTTAAAGACAATTTGCATTTGTACGATTCTTGTGTTGCTGATGCTAAGGGCTAaacagagacatgttgaacgacGCACTTTGACTAACCGTTCACTTGTTAGACGagagattagtttgtgttatctgaatggtataatagggaataTTGATATTGAATGTGTCaacgaattgagaatggatagaaGGACTTTTGGCATATTATGTGAATTACTTTGTCAAGATGGGAGGGTAAAAACgaatggtttggtgtctgtagaggagcaggtgtgtatgactttacaaatactagcacatcatactaagaatcgtaGTGTTGGCGGTAGATTTTATAAATCGGGAGAGACTATGAGTAGGTATTTCAATAGCAtattgcaaggaattttgcGATTACAAGGTATCCTACTAAAAGTCCCTCAGCTTGTGCCTATTGATTCTACAAATCCTAGGTGGCGATGTTTTAAG aattgcttgggagcattagatggaacacacattgatgtgtatgtacctgaaattgacaaaccaagataccgaacaagaaagggtcgagtcgcaactaatgtgttaggtgtgtgttcaggagatatacagttcatatatgtgtttccggggtgggagggttcggcatcagactctagagtgctacatgatgcaattactaggcctaatggttttaag gttATTATTGCCTAg
- the LOC126598589 gene encoding uncharacterized protein LOC126598589 isoform X1, translating to MLPHRRPPHPHRCVFAHLHLLTLICLELSDMERRKLLLVLLLQMSHLKTICICTILVLLMLRAKQRHVERRTLTNRSLVRREISLCYLNGIIGNIDIECVNELRMDRRTFGILCELLCQDGRVKTNGLVSVEEQVCMTLQILAHHTKNRSVGGRFYKSGETMSRYFNSILQGILRLQGILLKVPQLVPIDSTNPRWRCFKNCLGALDGTHIDVYVPEIDKPRYRTRKGRVATNVLGVCSGDIQFIYVFPGWEGSASDSRVLHDAITRPNGFKVPASKTIS from the exons ATGCTCCCTCATCGTCGTCCACCTCACCCCCATCGCTGCGTCTTCGCTCATCTGCATCTGCTCACCCTCATCTGCCTCGAGTTGTCTG atatggagcgaaggaagcttttattggtcTTATTGTTACAGATGTCTCATTTAAAGACAATTTGCATTTGTACGATTCTTGTGTTGCTGATGCTAAGGGCTAaacagagacatgttgaacgacGCACTTTGACTAACCGTTCACTTGTTAGACGagagattagtttgtgttatctgaatggtataatagggaataTTGATATTGAATGTGTCaacgaattgagaatggatagaaGGACTTTTGGCATATTATGTGAATTACTTTGTCAAGATGGGAGGGTAAAAACgaatggtttggtgtctgtagaggagcaggtgtgtatgactttacaaatactagcacatcatactaagaatcgtaGTGTTGGCGGTAGATTTTATAAATCGGGAGAGACTATGAGTAGGTATTTCAATAGCAtattgcaaggaattttgcGATTACAAGGTATCCTACTAAAAGTCCCTCAGCTTGTGCCTATTGATTCTACAAATCCTAGGTGGCGATGTTTTAAG aattgcttgggagcattagatggaacacacattgatgtgtatgtacctgaaattgacaaaccaagataccgaacaagaaagggtcgagtcgcaactaatgtgttaggtgtgtgttcaggagatatacagttcatatatgtgtttccggggtgggagggttcggcatcagactctagagtgctacatgatgcaattactaggcctaatggttttaaggtaccaGCGAGTAAGACTATTAGTTAG